One Microbacterium sp. zg-B96 genomic region harbors:
- a CDS encoding 6-phosphofructokinase has protein sequence MKIGILTSGGDCPGLNAVIRGVVLKGTTTYNLEFVGIRDGWRGVVDGDFFPLTRHEVKGLSKVGGTILGTSRTNPYEGPRGGAENIAKTLYGHRIDGIIAIGGEGTLAAANRLAKDGINVLGVPKTIDNDLRATDYSFGFDTAVNIATDAMDRLRTTGDSHQRCMVAEVMGRHVGWIALHAGIAAGAHVICIPEVPMSIDDVCEQVSKAHDRGRAPLVVVSEGFTLTGMDEAYSDKGLDAFNRPRLGGIGEMLAPEIERITGIETRATVLGHIQRGGSPSAFDRVLATRLGLHAADAIMDGAWGQMVSLKGTDIVRVSFEEALGELNTVPVYRYDEAAALFG, from the coding sequence ATGAAGATCGGCATCCTCACCAGCGGCGGCGACTGCCCGGGCCTGAACGCGGTCATCCGCGGGGTCGTGCTCAAGGGCACGACGACCTACAACCTCGAGTTCGTGGGAATCCGCGACGGTTGGCGCGGCGTCGTCGACGGCGACTTCTTCCCCCTCACCCGCCACGAGGTGAAGGGCCTGTCGAAGGTCGGTGGCACGATCCTCGGCACCAGCCGCACCAACCCCTACGAGGGTCCGCGCGGCGGCGCCGAGAACATCGCCAAGACGCTGTACGGCCACCGCATCGACGGCATCATCGCCATCGGCGGCGAGGGGACCCTCGCGGCGGCGAACCGCCTCGCGAAGGACGGCATCAACGTCCTGGGCGTCCCCAAGACGATCGACAACGATCTGCGCGCAACGGACTACTCGTTCGGCTTCGACACGGCCGTCAACATCGCCACCGATGCGATGGATCGCCTGCGTACCACCGGCGACTCGCACCAGCGCTGCATGGTCGCCGAGGTCATGGGCCGCCACGTCGGCTGGATCGCGCTGCACGCCGGTATCGCGGCGGGGGCGCACGTCATCTGCATCCCCGAAGTGCCGATGTCGATCGACGACGTCTGCGAGCAGGTCTCCAAGGCCCACGACCGCGGCCGTGCGCCGCTGGTCGTCGTCTCGGAGGGCTTCACCCTCACCGGCATGGACGAGGCCTACAGCGACAAGGGCCTCGACGCCTTCAACCGGCCGCGGCTGGGTGGCATCGGCGAGATGCTCGCGCCCGAGATCGAGCGCATCACCGGCATCGAGACCCGCGCCACGGTGCTCGGCCACATCCAGCGCGGCGGATCGCCCTCGGCGTTCGACCGTGTGCTGGCGACTCGGCTGGGCCTGCACGCCGCCGACGCGATCATGGACGGCGCCTGGGGCCAGATGGTCTCGCTCAAGGGCACCGACATCGTGCGCGTCTCCTTCGAGGAGGCCCTCGGTGAGCTGAACACGGTGCCGGTGTACCGCTACGACGAGGCAGCCGCGCTCTTCGGCTGA
- a CDS encoding inorganic phosphate transporter, with the protein METAALIVVLVIVLALFFDFTNGFHDTANAMATPIATGALKPKTAVLLAAVLNLVGAFLSTEVAKTISGGIIREDEISAAIFPAIIFAGLIGAITWNMLTWLLGLPSSSSHALFGGLIGATLVGASASAIDMGVVLSKVVLPALIAPLTAGIIAFTVTKLAYALTRRYDSKPDGRDGFRWGQIFTSSLVALAHGTNDAQKTMGVITLALITVGWQSSAHHEPQLWVVIACAVTIALGTYMGGWRIIRTLGKGLTDVKPAQGFAAEASTASTILASSALGFALSTTQVASGSVIGSGLGRRGSKVRWRTAGRIMIGWLLTLPAAGIVGALAALLVVWLGQVIGVLVGAAIAAVIVLAIFIRSRRDEVTSANAMSDVAESGRAVKVKRNPPPTRRQRTRLHADAQAKTDAAAAHVSTDSGEAGK; encoded by the coding sequence GTGGAAACCGCAGCCCTCATCGTCGTGCTGGTCATCGTACTGGCACTGTTCTTCGACTTCACCAACGGTTTCCACGACACCGCCAACGCGATGGCGACACCCATCGCCACCGGTGCGCTGAAGCCGAAAACCGCCGTCCTCCTCGCGGCCGTGCTCAATCTCGTGGGCGCGTTCCTGTCCACCGAGGTCGCCAAGACCATCTCCGGCGGCATCATCCGCGAAGACGAGATCTCGGCGGCCATCTTCCCGGCGATCATCTTCGCCGGGCTGATCGGCGCGATCACGTGGAACATGCTCACCTGGCTGCTGGGTCTTCCCTCCAGCTCGTCGCACGCCCTGTTCGGCGGGCTCATCGGAGCCACCCTGGTCGGTGCCAGCGCGTCGGCCATCGACATGGGCGTGGTGCTGTCGAAGGTCGTGCTGCCGGCGCTCATCGCCCCGCTCACCGCCGGCATCATCGCCTTCACCGTCACCAAGCTGGCCTACGCCCTCACCCGCCGCTACGACTCCAAGCCGGACGGCCGCGACGGGTTCCGCTGGGGCCAGATCTTCACGTCGTCGCTCGTCGCGCTCGCGCACGGCACCAACGACGCGCAGAAGACCATGGGCGTCATCACGCTCGCGCTGATCACCGTCGGCTGGCAGTCCAGTGCCCACCACGAGCCGCAGCTGTGGGTCGTCATCGCGTGCGCGGTGACCATCGCGCTGGGAACGTACATGGGCGGCTGGCGCATCATCCGTACCCTCGGCAAGGGCCTCACCGACGTCAAGCCGGCGCAGGGGTTCGCAGCCGAGGCATCCACCGCCTCGACGATCCTCGCCTCCAGCGCGCTCGGGTTCGCCCTGTCGACCACCCAGGTCGCCTCCGGGTCGGTCATCGGCTCCGGGCTGGGACGACGCGGCTCCAAGGTGCGTTGGCGCACCGCCGGCCGCATCATGATCGGCTGGCTGCTGACCTTGCCCGCAGCGGGCATCGTCGGCGCGCTCGCAGCTCTCCTGGTCGTGTGGCTGGGACAGGTCATCGGGGTGCTGGTGGGTGCGGCGATCGCCGCCGTCATCGTGCTGGCGATCTTCATCCGCTCACGCCGCGACGAAGTGACCTCCGCCAACGCGATGAGCGACGTCGCCGAGTCCGGCCGCGCCGTCAAGGTCAAGCGCAATCCGCCGCCCACTCGCCGTCAGCGCACGCGCCTGCATGCCGATGCCCAGGCGAAGACGGATGCCGCGGCCGCTCACGTGAGCACCGACAGTGGGGAGGCCGGCAAATGA
- a CDS encoding bifunctional riboflavin kinase/FAD synthetase: MITFHDPAEVPAGFGPSVVVIGKFDGVHTGHRAGIDRARVEAAAERARVVAVTFDRNPLRLLRPQACPEDLVSLDQKLALLADTGVDATLVLRFDRAMADLPADEFVRTVLVDAIGAVTVFVGRDFRFGRGGAGNPQLLAELGREYGFRVEVIDDIRAHDDGRRVSSTWIRNLLDAGDVETAARLLGRPPAVRGVVVHGLKRGRELGFPTANLSPQTEGFVPADGVYAGWLVDEGAIDRADAAPNPHATTRYPAAISVGVNPTFDDVTLRQVEAYVLDETDLDLYGHRVEVHFTRRIRGMVAFEGIDALIAQMGDDVQRVRAALR, translated from the coding sequence GTGATCACGTTCCACGATCCCGCAGAGGTCCCCGCCGGCTTCGGCCCATCGGTGGTCGTGATCGGCAAGTTCGACGGTGTGCACACCGGCCATCGTGCCGGCATCGACCGCGCCCGCGTCGAGGCCGCCGCCGAGCGCGCCCGCGTCGTCGCGGTGACCTTCGACCGCAACCCGCTGCGTCTGCTGCGCCCGCAGGCGTGCCCGGAGGACCTCGTCAGCCTCGACCAGAAGCTCGCGCTGCTCGCCGACACGGGGGTGGATGCCACGCTCGTGCTGCGCTTCGACCGGGCGATGGCGGACCTCCCGGCCGATGAGTTCGTGCGCACCGTGCTGGTGGACGCGATCGGCGCGGTCACGGTGTTCGTGGGCCGCGACTTCCGCTTCGGCCGCGGGGGAGCGGGAAACCCGCAGCTGCTGGCTGAGCTCGGCCGCGAGTACGGGTTCCGCGTCGAGGTCATCGACGACATCCGCGCGCACGACGACGGCCGCCGGGTCTCGTCCACCTGGATCCGCAACCTGCTCGACGCCGGCGACGTCGAGACCGCCGCCCGCCTGCTCGGACGCCCTCCCGCGGTGCGCGGCGTGGTGGTGCACGGCCTCAAACGCGGCCGCGAACTCGGCTTCCCCACCGCCAACCTGTCGCCGCAGACCGAGGGGTTCGTCCCGGCGGACGGCGTCTACGCCGGCTGGCTCGTCGACGAGGGCGCGATCGACCGGGCGGATGCCGCGCCCAACCCGCACGCGACCACTCGCTATCCGGCCGCGATCTCGGTGGGCGTCAATCCCACGTTCGACGACGTCACACTGCGTCAGGTCGAGGCTTATGTGCTCGACGAGACCGACCTCGACCTGTACGGCCACCGCGTGGAGGTGCACTTCACCCGGCGCATCCGCGGCATGGTCGCCTTCGAGGGGATCGACGCACTCATCGCGCAGATGGGCGACGACGTGCAGCGCGTGCGGGCCGCGCTGCGGTAG
- a CDS encoding DEAD/DEAH box helicase, with protein sequence MPTTAPAAQSTSRRRKNTSSRRDDEAPIIPILARKVREVEAKAQRGKLGPTNRVKFQVIAFLVREERARVKADTTVTDAARAELLKRLDGVATILAKTAARDTSLIQLLEVDQATSPVARRMRRDWLLESGAELAPDELIITDSAPAVTSGVPAAVSARQVIPPQVEARREANPFLPPDLDHRVPTATPRRRLDGWELMGPLYKAFESGAGGAVASMDLPPVPEFDRLSPKGLAIMPHQSRFLEAVRQGHRSFLLADEPGLGKTAESVLAASVADAYPLLAVVPNVVKMNWAREVERWTPQRRATVIHGDGENLDAFADVFIVNYEILDRHLAWLASIGLKGMVVDEAHFIKNLSSQRSQNVLALGARLRDQVHDPLMLALTGTPLINDVEDFDAIWRFLGWTNGEKPGPELMEKLDATGLTPADKAFYPEARNAVISMGIVRRKKKDVAADLPDKLIADLPVELDDDFGRSIRDAERELGGRLAAKYRRILEARGDRIFLGDFDEDIVRLVANTELEESKAAGTGAENVFTMVRRIGQAKAVLAADYTVQLQRSVGKVVFFAKHIDVMDAAEAHFASAGLRTVSIRGDQTTPARQDAIDAFNNDPGVGVAVCSLTAAGVGLNMQAASNVVLAELSWTAAEQTQAIDRVHRIGQGEPVTAWRIIAAHTIDTKIAELIDSKQGLAARALDGEAAEAASTDSVQLSALMHLLRRSLGGD encoded by the coding sequence ATGCCGACCACGGCACCTGCCGCACAGTCCACGTCGCGGCGCAGGAAGAACACGTCGTCTCGACGCGATGACGAAGCCCCCATCATCCCGATCCTCGCCCGCAAGGTGCGCGAGGTCGAGGCCAAGGCCCAACGCGGCAAGCTCGGCCCCACCAACCGGGTCAAGTTCCAGGTCATCGCCTTCCTGGTGCGCGAAGAGCGCGCTCGGGTCAAGGCCGACACCACCGTCACCGACGCGGCGCGCGCCGAACTGCTCAAGCGCCTCGACGGCGTCGCGACCATCCTGGCTAAGACCGCCGCACGCGACACCTCGCTCATCCAGCTGCTCGAGGTCGACCAGGCGACGTCGCCGGTCGCCCGGCGCATGCGCCGTGACTGGCTGCTGGAATCGGGCGCCGAGCTCGCGCCGGACGAACTGATCATCACCGACAGCGCGCCGGCGGTCACCTCCGGGGTGCCCGCAGCCGTCTCCGCGCGCCAGGTGATTCCGCCGCAGGTCGAAGCCCGCCGCGAGGCGAACCCGTTCCTGCCCCCCGATCTCGACCACCGCGTCCCCACCGCCACGCCCCGCAGGCGCCTGGACGGCTGGGAACTGATGGGGCCGCTGTACAAGGCGTTCGAATCCGGTGCCGGTGGCGCCGTTGCTTCGATGGACCTGCCCCCTGTCCCCGAGTTCGATCGCCTGTCGCCCAAGGGCCTGGCGATCATGCCGCACCAGTCGCGCTTCCTCGAAGCAGTGCGCCAGGGCCACCGCAGCTTCCTGCTGGCCGATGAGCCGGGTCTGGGCAAGACGGCGGAGTCCGTGCTCGCGGCATCCGTCGCCGACGCCTACCCGCTGCTGGCGGTCGTGCCCAACGTCGTGAAGATGAACTGGGCGCGCGAAGTGGAGCGGTGGACCCCGCAGCGTCGGGCGACGGTCATCCACGGCGACGGCGAGAACCTCGACGCGTTCGCGGATGTGTTCATCGTCAACTACGAGATCCTCGACCGGCACCTGGCGTGGCTCGCCTCGATCGGCCTGAAGGGCATGGTCGTGGACGAGGCCCACTTCATCAAGAACCTCTCCTCGCAGCGCTCGCAGAACGTGCTGGCGCTGGGCGCCCGCCTGCGTGATCAGGTGCACGACCCGCTCATGCTCGCCCTCACCGGCACGCCGCTGATCAACGACGTCGAGGACTTCGACGCGATCTGGCGGTTCCTGGGCTGGACCAACGGTGAGAAGCCGGGTCCCGAGCTCATGGAGAAGCTGGATGCCACGGGGCTGACCCCTGCGGACAAGGCGTTCTACCCCGAGGCGCGCAACGCCGTCATCTCGATGGGCATCGTCCGTCGCAAGAAGAAGGATGTCGCCGCAGACCTGCCCGACAAGCTCATCGCCGACCTCCCCGTGGAGCTCGACGACGACTTCGGCCGGTCGATCCGCGACGCCGAGCGCGAGCTCGGCGGACGCCTGGCGGCGAAGTACCGCCGCATCCTCGAGGCGCGAGGCGACCGGATCTTCCTGGGCGACTTCGACGAGGACATCGTGCGCCTGGTGGCCAACACCGAGCTGGAAGAGTCCAAGGCGGCCGGTACCGGCGCCGAGAACGTCTTCACGATGGTGCGTCGCATCGGCCAGGCCAAGGCCGTGCTCGCGGCCGACTACACCGTGCAGCTGCAGCGGTCGGTGGGCAAGGTCGTGTTCTTCGCCAAGCACATCGACGTCATGGATGCCGCAGAGGCGCACTTCGCTTCGGCGGGGCTTCGCACCGTGTCCATCCGCGGCGACCAGACCACCCCGGCTCGTCAGGACGCCATCGACGCGTTCAACAACGATCCCGGTGTGGGCGTCGCGGTGTGTTCGCTGACGGCGGCCGGCGTGGGTCTGAACATGCAGGCGGCATCCAACGTGGTGCTCGCCGAACTGTCGTGGACCGCCGCCGAGCAGACCCAGGCGATCGACCGCGTGCACCGCATCGGTCAGGGCGAGCCGGTCACCGCATGGCGGATCATCGCCGCGCACACGATCGACACGAAGATCGCGGAGCTCATCGATTCCAAGCAGGGCCTGGCGGCCCGCGCCCTGGACGGCGAGGCAGCCGAGGCCGCTTCGACCGACTCGGTGCAGCTGTCGGCGCTCATGCACCTGCTGCGCCGCTCGCTCGGCGGGGACTGA
- the deoC gene encoding deoxyribose-phosphate aldolase: MPRITERELAATIDHAILKPDFTRSDVDAELDTAAQWGVFSVCVRPSDIPYAVRRLDGTGVAVGTVIGFPHGTTSTTAKVAETIRALEDGATEFDMVINIGALRSGFDDEVTSDIRAVVDAAGGLVTKVILETSLLDDEQIARGSRLTEAGGADFVKTSTGFAGGGATVEHVRLMRATVGSRVQVKASGGVRSLDTALAMLDAGATRLGTSASATILGGLRAVLAGEQSAGAVDESSY, from the coding sequence ATGCCCCGCATCACCGAACGCGAACTGGCCGCCACGATCGATCACGCGATCCTGAAGCCCGATTTCACCCGCTCCGACGTCGACGCGGAGCTGGACACCGCGGCGCAGTGGGGCGTGTTCAGCGTCTGCGTGCGCCCCTCCGACATTCCCTACGCGGTGCGGCGCCTCGACGGCACCGGCGTCGCGGTGGGCACCGTCATCGGCTTCCCGCACGGCACCACCTCGACCACCGCGAAGGTCGCCGAGACCATCCGCGCCCTCGAAGACGGCGCAACCGAGTTCGACATGGTGATCAACATCGGCGCGCTGCGGTCCGGCTTCGACGACGAGGTCACCAGCGACATCCGTGCCGTGGTGGATGCTGCCGGAGGTCTCGTGACCAAGGTGATCCTCGAGACGAGCCTGCTCGACGACGAGCAGATCGCCCGCGGCAGCCGGCTGACCGAAGCCGGCGGCGCCGACTTCGTGAAGACCTCCACCGGGTTCGCCGGCGGCGGCGCGACCGTCGAGCACGTGCGCCTCATGCGCGCCACGGTCGGCTCCCGCGTGCAGGTGAAGGCCTCCGGCGGGGTGCGGAGCCTGGACACCGCGCTGGCGATGCTCGATGCCGGCGCCACCCGCCTGGGCACGAGCGCGAGCGCGACGATCCTCGGCGGACTGCGCGCGGTCCTCGCCGGCGAGCAGTCCGCGGGCGCCGTCGACGAGTCGTCGTACTGA
- a CDS encoding endonuclease domain-containing protein, producing MRSTTELTHWLAAQGGGAHSTALKAAGFSTHAIRVAVQRGAVARVRRSWLVAGDCTPDVRRAAEAGGRLTCVTAAARANLWTPSHEGIHIAVAPTASRVTAEGVHLHWAQGPAPVGKASLVDPLVNVLFQVARCLPMAEALCVWESAIRQKSVQPAVLARIQWRGEAARAIAAAASDLSDSGVETRFVLLMRSIGVAVRQQVWIDGHPVDGLIGEHLVVQIDGFAHHQGRDRRRDLAADARLVLLGYTVLRFDYYQVLFQPEQVIAVISAAIAQGLHR from the coding sequence ATGCGCTCGACGACCGAACTCACCCACTGGCTGGCGGCTCAGGGTGGCGGCGCCCATTCCACCGCGCTGAAGGCCGCCGGATTCTCCACGCACGCGATCCGCGTCGCGGTGCAGCGGGGCGCCGTGGCGCGCGTACGACGCAGCTGGCTGGTCGCCGGCGACTGCACACCCGACGTGCGGCGTGCGGCGGAAGCGGGCGGCCGCCTCACCTGCGTGACTGCCGCAGCACGCGCGAACCTCTGGACGCCGTCGCACGAGGGCATCCACATCGCGGTGGCGCCGACGGCCTCCCGGGTCACTGCCGAGGGCGTGCACCTGCACTGGGCGCAAGGGCCGGCGCCGGTCGGCAAGGCCTCCCTGGTCGATCCGCTGGTGAACGTGCTGTTCCAGGTCGCCCGCTGTCTGCCGATGGCCGAAGCGCTCTGCGTCTGGGAGTCGGCGATCCGGCAGAAGTCGGTCCAGCCCGCCGTGCTCGCCCGCATCCAGTGGCGCGGTGAGGCGGCGCGGGCGATCGCGGCTGCGGCATCCGACCTGTCCGACTCCGGCGTCGAGACCCGGTTCGTGCTGCTGATGCGCTCGATCGGTGTCGCCGTGCGCCAGCAGGTGTGGATCGACGGGCACCCGGTCGACGGATTGATCGGGGAGCACCTCGTCGTGCAGATCGACGGCTTCGCCCACCATCAGGGGCGCGACCGCCGCCGCGACCTCGCGGCCGATGCGCGGCTCGTGTTGCTGGGCTACACCGTGCTGCGCTTCGACTACTACCAGGTGCTGTTCCAGCCCGAGCAGGTCATCGCCGTCATCTCGGCCGCCATCGCACAGGGCCTGCACCGCTGA
- a CDS encoding peptidase, which translates to MTVAIDWLAFVQVFAAALVGSVVVVTFYAIGLRLLVRSGRAPVVTPAEFTDAITVITEKQARRGAKAAAKAASRSPLSDAQKQLALLGAFASFAVSALAVLGALMLIVFGH; encoded by the coding sequence ATGACCGTCGCAATCGACTGGCTCGCCTTCGTCCAGGTGTTCGCTGCGGCGCTGGTGGGTTCCGTGGTGGTCGTCACCTTCTACGCCATCGGGCTGCGGCTGCTCGTCCGCTCGGGACGGGCTCCCGTCGTGACTCCTGCGGAGTTCACCGACGCCATCACGGTCATCACCGAGAAGCAGGCACGCCGCGGCGCCAAGGCCGCAGCGAAGGCAGCCTCGCGCAGCCCGCTGAGCGACGCGCAGAAGCAGCTCGCGCTGCTGGGGGCATTCGCGTCGTTCGCGGTCTCCGCACTGGCCGTGCTGGGCGCTCTCATGCTCATCGTCTTCGGCCACTGA
- a CDS encoding S9 family peptidase — protein MTVTAQTPQASPAPPVAPQRPITRTHHGDAVTDPYEWLRAKDDIEVTAHLEAENAYTAARTAHLEPLRERIFQEIKGRTLETDLSVPTRRGQWWYYGRTVAGSQYGIQCRAPLASPEDWTPPVLSPDVAVPGEQVLLDGNVEAEGHEFFSLGSFEVSNDGNVLLYGVDVEGDERYTVRVRDLRTGQMLPDEIPGTFAGATFSPDGRFIVYTTVDDAWRPDTVWLHELGTPVSEDAKLFHEPDERYWVGAGFTHSERFLMIELGSSITSEEWLLDADDLRGTPRVVWPRREGIEYDSEHAVVDGQDVLYLLHNDGALDFELVRVAASDPSGARETIIAHEPGRRLLGVSTFRDWAVVGYRRDGVERLGMLDYATGGVDELAFDEPLYSVGLSGNPEWAPPLLRLGYGSFVTPGTVYDYVVATGELLLRKRQPVLGGYDAADYAQERVWATAQDGTQVPVSLVWKRSFGAPDAGDPRPLHLYGYGSYEHSIDPGFSVARLSLLDRGVVFAVAHVRGGGEMGRQWYEDGKMLHKRNTFTDFVDAARHLVEAGYTSPDRMVAEGGSAGGLLMGAVANLAPDLFAGVLAEVPFVDALTTILDPSLPLTVIEWDEWGDPLHDPEVYAYMKSYTPYENVREGVRYPRILAVTSLNDTRVMYVEPAKWVARLREVGADALLKCEMVAGHGGVSGRYNSWKERAFELAWLLDVLGLAAAE, from the coding sequence GTGACCGTCACCGCGCAGACGCCCCAGGCCTCCCCAGCTCCTCCCGTCGCCCCGCAGCGCCCCATCACCCGGACGCATCACGGCGACGCCGTGACCGACCCGTACGAGTGGCTGCGCGCGAAGGACGACATCGAAGTCACCGCGCACCTGGAGGCGGAGAACGCATACACGGCCGCGCGAACGGCGCATTTGGAGCCGCTGCGCGAGCGCATCTTCCAGGAGATCAAGGGCCGCACGCTCGAGACCGACCTGTCCGTACCCACCCGCCGCGGCCAGTGGTGGTATTACGGTCGCACCGTGGCAGGCAGCCAGTACGGCATCCAGTGCCGCGCTCCGCTTGCCTCCCCCGAGGACTGGACTCCCCCGGTGCTGTCTCCCGATGTCGCCGTCCCCGGGGAACAGGTGCTGCTGGACGGCAACGTCGAAGCCGAGGGGCACGAGTTCTTCTCGCTGGGAAGCTTCGAGGTCAGCAACGACGGCAACGTGCTGCTGTACGGCGTGGATGTCGAGGGCGACGAACGCTACACGGTGCGCGTGCGAGACCTGCGGACCGGGCAGATGCTGCCCGACGAGATCCCCGGCACCTTCGCCGGGGCGACGTTCTCCCCCGACGGCCGGTTCATCGTCTACACGACCGTCGACGATGCCTGGCGGCCGGACACGGTGTGGCTGCACGAGCTGGGAACGCCGGTGTCCGAGGACGCGAAGCTGTTCCACGAACCGGACGAGCGGTACTGGGTGGGCGCAGGCTTCACCCACAGCGAGCGGTTCCTGATGATCGAGCTCGGCTCGTCGATCACCTCCGAGGAGTGGCTGCTGGATGCCGACGACCTGCGCGGCACACCCCGCGTGGTGTGGCCGCGTCGGGAGGGAATCGAGTACGACTCCGAGCATGCCGTCGTCGACGGCCAGGACGTGCTGTACCTCCTGCACAACGACGGCGCGCTCGACTTCGAACTCGTGCGCGTTGCGGCATCCGACCCCTCCGGCGCCCGCGAGACGATCATCGCCCACGAGCCGGGCCGTCGCCTGCTGGGCGTGTCGACCTTCCGCGACTGGGCGGTCGTCGGCTACCGCCGCGACGGGGTGGAGCGGCTGGGCATGCTCGACTACGCCACCGGCGGCGTGGACGAACTCGCCTTCGACGAGCCGCTGTACAGCGTGGGACTGTCGGGGAACCCGGAGTGGGCTCCTCCCCTGCTGCGGCTGGGCTACGGCTCGTTCGTCACGCCGGGCACCGTCTACGACTACGTCGTGGCCACCGGCGAGCTGCTGCTGCGCAAGCGCCAGCCGGTACTGGGCGGCTACGACGCGGCGGACTACGCCCAGGAGCGGGTGTGGGCCACCGCGCAGGACGGCACGCAGGTGCCGGTGTCGCTGGTGTGGAAGCGCTCGTTCGGCGCCCCGGATGCCGGTGACCCCCGGCCGCTGCACCTGTACGGCTACGGGTCGTACGAGCACTCGATCGACCCCGGGTTCTCGGTCGCGCGCCTGTCGCTGCTTGATCGCGGCGTGGTCTTCGCTGTCGCCCATGTGCGCGGCGGCGGTGAGATGGGCCGGCAGTGGTACGAAGACGGCAAGATGCTGCACAAGCGCAACACCTTCACCGACTTCGTCGACGCCGCCCGCCACCTCGTCGAGGCGGGGTACACCTCGCCGGACCGGATGGTCGCCGAGGGCGGCTCCGCGGGTGGGCTGTTGATGGGCGCCGTGGCGAACCTCGCCCCTGATCTGTTCGCCGGCGTGCTGGCGGAGGTGCCGTTCGTGGATGCCCTGACGACGATCCTCGACCCGTCGCTGCCGCTGACGGTCATCGAGTGGGACGAGTGGGGCGACCCCCTGCACGACCCCGAGGTGTACGCGTACATGAAGTCGTACACGCCGTACGAGAACGTGCGCGAGGGCGTGAGGTATCCCCGGATCCTGGCCGTCACCTCACTCAACGACACGCGCGTGATGTACGTGGAGCCGGCGAAATGGGTCGCGCGGCTGCGCGAGGTGGGCGCGGACGCGCTGCTGAAGTGCGAGATGGTCGCCGGTCACGGCGGGGTCTCGGGTCGCTACAACTCGTGGAAGGAACGTGCCTTCGAGCTCGCGTGGCTCCTGGACGTGCTGGGCCTCGCCGCCGCCGAGTGA
- a CDS encoding glycerophosphodiester phosphodiesterase family protein, producing the protein MPDATVRAPGSDRVAALAIVCVLAVASVVIAVLGAGPDRVSARELLGDARTPGDRAFIASHRGGAAAAPENTLPAVQAALDAGFDYVEVDFALTADRQIVLMHDATVDRTTDGHGRLAQLTLAQVRELDAGSWFDASFAGTPVPTAAEFLDVLAASGRRAIVELKGEWDAASAAAFVAEVAARSLDQQIIVASFDARTLAAVESAGTHLPLLIILKRLPADVVAAARQFSAQGILVARRAVLEQPHIVDELHHAGLRIVVYTLNSDEQWDAATALGVDGIVTDDPALLATWQQQVLADD; encoded by the coding sequence ATGCCCGATGCCACCGTGCGCGCACCCGGATCAGACCGTGTCGCCGCTCTCGCCATCGTCTGCGTGCTCGCCGTCGCGAGCGTCGTCATCGCCGTCCTCGGTGCGGGGCCCGATCGGGTGAGCGCGCGGGAACTGCTGGGTGACGCGCGCACCCCCGGCGATCGAGCGTTCATCGCAAGCCACCGCGGCGGCGCCGCTGCGGCGCCGGAGAACACCCTGCCCGCAGTGCAGGCGGCGCTGGACGCCGGGTTCGACTACGTCGAGGTGGACTTCGCGCTGACCGCGGACCGTCAGATCGTGCTCATGCACGACGCCACCGTGGATCGCACCACCGATGGGCACGGCAGGCTCGCCCAGCTGACCCTCGCACAGGTGCGTGAGCTCGACGCCGGCTCCTGGTTCGACGCGTCCTTCGCCGGCACCCCGGTGCCGACCGCAGCGGAGTTCCTCGACGTGCTGGCGGCGTCGGGGCGCCGCGCGATCGTCGAGTTGAAGGGGGAGTGGGATGCCGCCTCGGCGGCCGCCTTCGTCGCCGAGGTGGCTGCCCGGTCACTGGACCAGCAGATCATCGTCGCGAGCTTCGATGCGCGCACCCTGGCCGCCGTCGAATCCGCCGGCACGCACCTGCCGCTGCTGATCATCCTCAAGCGACTCCCGGCCGATGTGGTCGCGGCGGCCCGGCAGTTCTCGGCGCAGGGCATCCTGGTCGCTCGTCGTGCGGTGCTCGAGCAGCCTCACATCGTCGACGAGCTGCATCATGCGGGGTTGCGGATAGTGGTGTACACCCTCAACTCCGATGAGCAGTGGGATGCCGCGACCGCCCTGGGCGTCGACGGCATCGTCACCGACGACCCCGCGCTGCTGGCCACCTGGCAGCAGCAGGTGCTCGCCGACGACTGA